In Cryptomeria japonica chromosome 1, Sugi_1.0, whole genome shotgun sequence, the sequence TGTTTGCGTGAATCTTTATCACCCAGATGAGTTTTTTATACCAGGCTCCCATGCTTTTCATCAACTTGTACCTGTGACTATCATGTGAGCCACAAGTTTAACTGCGCTCTTAATAGGTTAACTGATTTTTGACAGTCCAAGTCAGATCTACCGAGATGCATGTCCAGAAAGAAAACGTCACCAAATAGTTCTGTGACTGACTAACTTCGAGGCAACACGCAAAAGGTGCACATACAATCAAGTACGAACATAAGTATACTCAGCCTTACAACAAGACATGAAGTACCTAGAAGATTTTTATTGTGAAAATTGCAAATAATATGGCAGAAGAGACGGTGATTATCAGTATATATCCTTCTTTCTTGACATTCAGTCAATGAAAAAAATAAGTAACACAAATACTTACTCTTGAACCAGGAATATGCATAAAATACGATATCTGCCACCTTAAGAAGAGTTTTAAAACAACCTGCTTCCAAATGGCCTCAGGCTCAAATGTATCATATTGCAGATACATAACCTTCTATGGGAATATTCATCGAAACAGAACAACACATACAAGACCAGTCCAAAATTTTCAGCCATGCAATTTTCTTCTCAGATTAACCACACGGCCAAACATTGCAAATTATTTTATATGTGAAACTTACCTTATATCTAAATGGTACAGATAATCTCATTTAGAAGAATGTCATTTTCCACTGAAGTTAATGGATATTTAGTGTGTCTATTTTAAATTACAGTCCTTACAAGTTTGTCCCAATCAGAACAAGTTTTAAGAACGCAAAACCATACTTGAAGGACCTACAATCTCAAAGACCAAGAAAGATGCACTTCCTTGGTTTCGCAGGCAAGTGACACAGCACTTTTTGCCAAACCCAACCTTCAAAACTCTTGATAAACATCACAGAGTATAAAACATACAGTATTCACCTGATATGTTTCTAAGATCCAAGGTCTTCTTTCTGGCTTAACCAAAGTGACATGAGAGCAAGTATCACATGTTCTTCAAGCTCGTAGCCCAGACAATTTTTGTTCACTCGCGAGGAATAACATGACGATATGATGACACTGACTCCACTCTGTCACCAACTGAATCATGCTGATCAGCTGAAGGAACTCTTTGTGGAAATACTCGACCGTATGCAGTGCTATATACATGTGGATCAAATCCAGCATAAGGTGCCGAAGGATTCATATGTCCTGCCAGGGGATAATGCCCAGGCATTGGAACAACAGGAGATCCATAAGGTATGTGCATGGGCATTGGCATGGGCATCTGCATTGGTTCCTCCCTGTGATTTGAAAGAAATGCTGATGCCGCTACATTATGAGGAACTGGAGTAGATGCAAAGAGCTGATCAGAAGGTGAAGGGCCCTCATTAGAGAGCCCCTGCATCCGCTTAAGATACAGTCTATACTTTTGGAGATGACTGGCAACATTTTCTCTAGTCAGCCCCTCCACATTCATCAGCTGCATAATTGTCTTTGGCACTGCATTTTTGATGCCCAAATGAGCAACCACGTCAACAAATCTCCTGTGAAGCTGAGGAGTCCAAACCAACCTGGGTCTCTTCAAGGTTCTTGCCGACTGCTCATCAGTTGAGTTCTCATAACCAAAAGCTGAGGACTCTTCCTCCTCTACAGTTTCTCTACTCCTTGCCTTCTTAGCCCCACCAACACCATCACTATTCTCTCCCCCAGCCAGCTGACTCCGCCCAGACTGCCCACCCCCAGGACTACTAACCCTCATTTGACCCCCATCAAGCCCATGGCTGTCACGGCCCTCACCTGCAGTAAATGTAGGAAAGGCCTTCATTGAATTGGTCGCAGCAGGGGCACTGTTATGCCGCCTCAGAGCAGATATTGTGTTCTGTGAAGCCCTGCTGACATCCAGCAGGCTCCGGCAAGGTTCTGGTGAAATACTGAATGCACAAGCCAGTTCCGGTGTTATTAGCACCTGAGAAAGAGGGGTCAACTCCTCCGGGCCTGGAAGACCTGCTTCCCACTCCATCACATGATCATCACGCTTAGCCATTTTACAAAGAGATCAAATCCAAAACCCCAGAAGAATGCTCAATCCTTCAGAAATCTTAGCTCAAGGTCAGTTGCGTGCACTTGTGGCCTTTGCTCCTTAGGGTCACTTAACCCCCCCAAAATGTATTCTACGTCAGCTCGACTTTAGCCTTGTCGGGACGGATCTCTTCATATTTCCCACTTTGTATCTCCATAGCATTCAAATAAACTCCCAATCCCTCCACATTGCAAAATCTTATTGCCTTGAAAACAAAACCCTCAATTCCCCACAAAAAGTACAACACGACAACAAAATCTCAAAAGATTAAGCCAACCTGGAATTCTCAATCACCGTCTGCAGAACTATACACGTTTCACAGTACAAAACCCTCGTCGTCTTCAAACAAACGACTCAAATCAGAGACccgaaaaagagaaaagaaaaaa encodes:
- the LOC131038900 gene encoding transcription factor PCL1, with protein sequence MAKRDDHVMEWEAGLPGPEELTPLSQVLITPELACAFSISPEPCRSLLDVSRASQNTISALRRHNSAPAATNSMKAFPTFTAGEGRDSHGLDGGQMRVSSPGGGQSGRSQLAGGENSDGVGGAKKARSRETVEEEESSAFGYENSTDEQSARTLKRPRLVWTPQLHRRFVDVVAHLGIKNAVPKTIMQLMNVEGLTRENVASHLQKYRLYLKRMQGLSNEGPSPSDQLFASTPVPHNVAASAFLSNHREEPMQMPMPMPMHIPYGSPVVPMPGHYPLAGHMNPSAPYAGFDPHVYSTAYGRVFPQRVPSADQHDSVGDRVESVSSYRHVIPRE